The proteins below come from a single Bacillus horti genomic window:
- the atpG gene encoding ATP synthase F1 subunit gamma, with protein sequence MALGTKEIKRRIKSVKNTRQITKAMKMVAAAKLRRAQETAERSRPYSEKIKEVISSIAAGTKDFSHPMLENRPVKKTGYLVITSDRGLAGGYNANILRLVANTIKQRHKSADEYMIFVIGRKGRDYFKKRDYPVVKEVTGISDSPTLTEIKDISSAAVQFFADQTFDELILFYNQFDSPIQQTPVEKKLLPLVSEEVLSGPVTTYEYEPSSEEVLEVLLPKYAETLMFSALLEAKASEFGAKMTAMGSATDNATDIIDKLTLEMNRARQAAITQEIAEIVAGANAL encoded by the coding sequence GTGGCATTAGGAACAAAAGAGATCAAACGTCGGATTAAGAGTGTTAAGAATACGCGTCAGATCACGAAGGCGATGAAAATGGTTGCCGCCGCAAAGCTGCGTCGTGCTCAGGAAACGGCTGAAAGATCTAGACCGTATTCGGAAAAAATCAAAGAGGTTATCTCTAGTATTGCGGCTGGAACGAAGGACTTTTCACATCCCATGTTAGAGAATAGACCGGTTAAGAAGACGGGTTACCTGGTTATCACGTCAGATCGTGGCTTAGCAGGTGGTTACAACGCTAACATATTGAGATTAGTAGCAAACACTATCAAGCAACGCCATAAATCTGCGGATGAATATATGATCTTTGTTATCGGAAGAAAAGGCAGAGATTATTTCAAAAAGCGTGACTATCCAGTGGTCAAAGAAGTTACAGGCATTTCGGACAGCCCGACTTTGACAGAAATCAAAGACATTTCATCAGCTGCCGTACAATTTTTTGCAGACCAAACATTTGATGAATTGATCTTGTTCTATAACCAATTTGATAGCCCAATTCAGCAAACACCTGTTGAGAAGAAACTGTTACCTTTAGTATCCGAAGAGGTACTCTCTGGTCCAGTAACAACGTATGAGTACGAGCCAAGCAGTGAAGAGGTTTTAGAGGTACTATTGCCTAAGTATGCTGAAACACTGATGTTTAGTGCTTTGTTAGAAGCAAAAGCCAGTGAGTTTGGAGCGAAGATGACAGCTATGGGTAGCGCCACAGATAATGCTACAGATATCATTGATAAGCTAACGCTTGAGATGAACAGAGCTCGTCAAGCTGCGATTACACAGGAGATTGCGGAAATCGTAGCGGGAGCTAACGCATTATAG